In the Mytilus trossulus isolate FHL-02 chromosome 1, PNRI_Mtr1.1.1.hap1, whole genome shotgun sequence genome, one interval contains:
- the LOC134717813 gene encoding calcium-activated chloride channel regulator 1-like, with protein sequence MRITIQGILILISVLLMFDTTVATQLPISVSQNGYSGLTVAISNKIAENVALIQKLKDWLTAASRVLYKASKYQLYYKDVTIVLPKTWSIQSSYKKISGLKFNRAHVRIDEENPVVGKVPYVFGQTECGKPGQYMHLTTYLLFAGEFAGFGEIGDVFLHEWGHLRWGLFDEYASFEEAGLESPSAFYLDEGTWKPTRCTEEVTGRSINMFTGAPCTVTEDGIPEKDCVFIADKDSSATASLMGQQNVLKMEEFCDTDESGTDSKLRHNSQAPNNQNIKCNSRSAWEVMHEHDDFKGNTPGSPSIDTTPDFTIEVETDQRICLLLDISGSMKKNERSSKMYTAASNFLLNMVADGTSVAVATFNNKGRIVHQMLTISSQSDRQQLVASLPTTTGGTTSIGAGLLACITALNSTSDGLEGSMIYLVTDGEESRAPFIADVQPDITTNGVIVNTLALGNESDTHLGGISRASGGQSFYYSEDEDSTVLTDVFAAAVVDTSTDMLIQIESKSCSLSSTQPFEHYITIDATVGRDTIVQISSSESYDIDLSVTGPDQTIYTETNSTFGITTIRIPNIAQSGSYKVSVTTTSNSMIPAVLNIQSKVKVPGETTAKLSVWLSDDTHVYGSDATTVVYVAVLKGMAPVLKCDVTASVEGYNASSIQLYDNGIGSDSRENDGIYSAYVFSNNFERNGRHTLKISGQNTNNRAEILKSKQKSNTLPYYSGLTTELVGNFQRVILSSEISVTNYSTTPLTDNIKPSKVTTLKLKSVQLMGDKLHINLLWKAIGDDLDVGTASEYDLRISDSFSKIKQQPEQCTKLTNNIPIPKLAGSTEQHLITLDDDSLTKYIVVRAIDDEGNKGDYSNIVSVSKLTDPAWNRETINTVNLTGTFVSGGLAIAILLVMLILGLCLKVRLSKTNDQKRLINEKRNQKQKSGKRGSSKKHHNRYEYENRNNIV encoded by the exons ATGAGAATTACGATTCAAGGAATTCTAATTTTGATTTCAGTTTTACTTATGTTTGATACAACTGTTGCAACACAACTGCCGATTTCTGTAAGTCAGAACGGATATAGTGGACTAACTGTGGCAATTAGCAATAAAATCGCAGAAAATGTCGCactaattcaaaaattaaag GATTGGTTAACTGCAGCATCAAGAGTACTATACAAAGcttcaaaatatcaattatattataaagATGTCACCATTGTTTTACCGAAAACATGGTCAATTCAAAGCAGTTACAAAAAGATATCGGGTCTAAAGTTCAACAGGGCGCACGTTAGAATTGACGAAGAAAATCCAGTTGTTGGAAAAGTGCCTTATGTCTTTGGACAAACAGAATGTGGAAAACCAGGACAATATATGCATTTGACGACATACCTTTTATTCGCTGGAGAATTTGCTGGCTTTGGAGAAATTG gCGATGTATTTCTCCATGAATGGGGTCATCTCAGATGGGGACTATTTGACGAGTATGCATCTTTTGAGGAGGCGGGATTAGAATCACCATCAGCATTTTACTTAGACGAAGGAACATGGAAACCAACAAG ATGTACAGAAGAAGTGACTGGAAGAAGCATCAATATGTTTACCGGTGCTCCATGTACAGTTACAGAAGATGGTATCCCAGAGAAAGATTGTGTTTTTATTGCTGACAAAGATTCTTCCGCGACAGCTTCATTGATGGGTCAACAGAATGTTCTTAAG atGGAAGAGTTTTGTGATACGGATGAATCAGGTACTGACAGTAAACTGCGTCATAACAGTCAAGCACCGAATAAccagaatatcaaatgtaaCTCTAGAAGTGCATGGGAAGTCATGCATGAACATGATGATTTCAAAG GTAATACCCCTGGATCTCCAAGTATTGATACAACACCGGATTTCACAATAGAAGTAGAGACTGACCAACGAATATGTCTGCTTCTTGATATTTCCGGCAGCATGaaa aaaAACGAAAGAAGTTCTAAAATGTATACAGCAGCATCgaattttctattaaatatgGTAGCAGACGGAACCTCAGTTGCTGTTGctacttttaataataaaggAAGGATTGTTCATCAAATGTTGACAATATCAAGCCAGTCTGATCGTCAACAACTCGTTGCTAGTTTACCAACAACAACCGGAGGTACTACATCTATTGGTGCAGGACTGTTGGCTTGTATTACG gCCTTAAACTCTACTAGTGATGGTTTAGAAGGCTCGATGATTTATCTTGTTACGGATGGAGAGGAAAGTCGTGCGCCTTTCATTGCTGATGTCCAGCCAGACATCACGACCAATGGAGTTATTGTTAATACATTAGCACTGGGGAATGAGTCAGACACACATTTAGGAGGGATATCACGGGCATCAGGAGGGCAGAGTTTCTACTATTCTGAAGATGAAGACAGTACAGTTCTCACAGACGTGTTTGCTGCTGCAGTTGTAGATACCAGCACTGACATGCTAATTCAG ATTGAAAGCAAGAGTTGTTCTCTGTCATCAACACAGCCGTTTGAACATTATATAACCATAGATGCAACAGTTGGAAGAGACACTATAGTGCAAATATCTTCAAGTGAAAGTTATGATATTGATCTATCAGTAACCGGCCCGGATCAAACAATATACACAGAAACAAATTCAACTTTTGGAATTACTACCATCAGAATACCTAATATAGCACAG aGTGGAAGTTATAAAGTTTCTGTAACAACTACATCCAATAGTATGATTCCTGCTGTTTTAAACATACAGTCGAAGGTTAAAGTTCCAGGAGAAACAACAGCCAAACTAAGTGTTTGGTTGTCTGATGATACGCATGTGTACGGTTCAGATGCTACTACTGTTGTTTATGTTGCAGTTTTGAAAGGGATGGCACCCGTATTGAAATGTGATGTAACAGCGAGCGTAGAGGGATATAATGCTAGCTCCATACAGCTCTATGATAATGGAATTG GTTCTGATTCACGAGAAAACGATGGAATATATTCAGCTTATgtattttctaataattttgaACGAAATGGGCGCCACACTCTCAAAATATCTGGccaaaatacaaacaacagaGCAGAAATACTAAAATCAAAGCAAAAGAGTAATACATTGCCATATTACTCAG GTTTGACTACCGAATTAGTTGGGAATTTCCAGAGAGTAATTCTATCCAGTGAAATAAGTGTAACCAACTATAGTACTACTCCGTTGACAGATAATATAAAACCATCAAAAGTAACCACGCTTAAGTTAAAGTCTGTTCAGTTAATGGGAGATAAGTTACACATTAATTTACTTTGGAAGGCTATTGGTGATGATCTGGACGTTGGTACAG catCTGAATATGACTTAAGAATATCAGACAGTTTCtctaaaattaaacaacaaCCTGAACAGTGTACCAAATTAACTAACAACATTCCAATCCCAAAGTTAGCGGGAAGTACTGAACAACATTTGATTACATTAGACGATGACTCGCTTACTAAATATATAGTTGTCAGAGCTATAGATGACGAAGGAAACAAGGGAGATTATTCTAACATTGTTTCTGTTTCAAAGCTTACCGATCCGGCTTGGAATAGAGAAACTATAAACACAGTTAATCTAACTGGAACATTCGTTTCTGGGGGTTTAGCGATAGCGATATTGTTGGTAATGTTGATATTAGGGCTTTGTTTAAAAGTTAGATTGTCAAAGACAAACGATCAGAAAAGGCTAATTAATGAAAAGAGAAATCAAAAACAGAAATCTGGTAAAAGAGGTTCTTCAAAAAAACACCATAACCGATATGAATACGAGAATAGaaacaatattgtataa
- the LOC134706936 gene encoding uncharacterized protein LOC134706936, which produces MENRTVIENGYDIPFVSDETITGFYIGILNFFFMIASCIGGLVTVQFSFKYNKKRFMKWRYVDRFILYKALNDMVYYFFPICYLVHVTLEKVNYPVSAFCTMYAIISNVFGSSQALMTVTVAVTAFVLVYFNKQLTMGPRDCYLYIIVLFIPAAMFTVLGIFKQLGPNGYFCNYDAVKGSISHLVIVSIGFTLIILSTIVLYILICIKAYKQSKKIDAVSKKKSLAKKRTLAIAKHASLLITAFFFQFGVFILDGIWRAIETPPNWVYFLTTIMSSSGGIVNSIVFCVIRKEQNKSVSPIVTQSGQSNDTRSAGTTKKPDSKVPSTTYPTITHILVTGKRTNNPQSLSSRLKECETLSSL; this is translated from the exons ATGGAAAATAGAACTGTTATAGAGAATGGTTATGATATACCATTTGTCAGTGACGAGACTATCACAGGTTTTTATATTGGAATTTTGAACTTCTTTTTTATGATAGCAAGTTGTATAGGAGGACTTGTCACAGTACAATTTTCGTTTAAATACAACAAGAAGCGTTTTATGAAATGGAGATATGTGGAtcgttttatattgtataaagcACTAAATGATATGGTGTATTATTTCTTTCCTATATGCTATTTAGTCCATGTGACATTAGAAAAAGTCAACTATCCGGTATCAGCTTTCTGTACAATGTATGCTATTATATCTAATGTGTTTGGATCATCACAAGCCTTGATGACAGTCACAGTAGCGGTCACAGCTTTTGTTTTGGTTTACTTTAACAAGCAACTGACTATGGGACCAAGAGACTGTTACTTGTATATAATAGTCTTATTTATTCCAGCAGCTATGTTTACAGTATTAGGCATATTCAAACAACTTGGACCAAATGGTTATTT ttgTAACTACGATGCTGTGAAAGGCAGCATTTCCCATTTGGTGATTGTGTCTATTGGTTTTACTTTGATCATATTAAGTACTATAGTCCTCTATATACTGATCTGCATTAAGGCTTACAAACAATCAAAGAAGATTGATGCAGTTTCCAAAAAGAAATCGTTAGCAAAGAAAAGAACACTGGCCATTGCAAAGCATGCATCACTTCTTATAACAGCGTTCTTCTTTCAATTTGGAGTCTTTATATTAGACGGAATATGGCGAGCTATAGAAACACCACCTAACTGGGTTTATTTCCTTACAACAATAATGAGTAGTTCAGGTGGCATTGTCAATAGTATAGTGTTTTGTGTAATaagaaaagaacaaaacaaatctgTTTCTCCGATCGTAACGCAATCAGGACAATCAAACGATACAAGATCTGCTGGGACCACAAAGAAACCAGATTCAAAAGTACCAAGCACGACATATCCAACAATCACTCACATTTTAGTAACTGGAAAACGAACAAACAACCCTCAATCTTTGTCATCTAGACTTAAAGAATGTGAAACTCTTTCAAGTTTATAA